Proteins from one Planifilum fulgidum genomic window:
- the hypF gene encoding carbamoyltransferase HypF, producing the protein MIEARRITVRGRVQGVGFRPFVYEQARLLGLKGTVQNNMDGVRIVVEGEPRAIDRLLMRLKKRPPRLSRVDQVLEEKVPVKGYRDFVIQESDRRGDSSVVIPVDAAVCEECLEEMFDPGNFRYRYPFINCTQCGPRYTIIEELPYDRPFTAMKSFTMCERCASEYHDAGNRRHHAQPIACPECGPKLILFTIGGEKLAEGERALQEARIRLERGEIVAVKGLGGYHLACDAFDEAAVRRLREGKRRPRRPLAVMVRSLEEARRLCLLSEAEEKMLASPESPIVILDRRSDAGLPELLAPGLGTLGVMLPYTPLHHLLFADGSLRALVMTSANPSGLPILYRDEEAFHYLADIADAVLSSDREILHPIDDSVVRVRGDVPLFYRRSRGFVPDPLPAPHPVDGVVALGGQQKNVFAIGRGNQIFLGPHIGDMDSLQVIDRFQREFRHLLKWLGIRPKAAAVDLHPGYSTWPLAREMGIPVVPVQHHHAHLVACQVDNGVNEPCFGIILDGTGYGLDGKIWGFEILYGDARSFERLAHLRYTPLPGSERAVREPWRNAAGMLADLFGEEGVEWAKRLFPERMREIDVIAQMTRSGINSPLAGTCGRLFDAVSALLGVCRASSYDGEAAIRLSELGRKTEDPEAGEADEVYPHALRAGEGGLEEIDFSPMLRELIRDRFSGVPVARIVEKFQRTVARVCVERVLSWSERRPGLNRSVALSGGSFHNEYLSQAIADRLRRAGFRVYTHRRVPPSDGGLALGQLVIASRRDKAHSEEEGSGDVHGGSGPRGGKRGL; encoded by the coding sequence ATGATTGAGGCGAGGCGGATCACCGTCCGGGGCAGGGTTCAGGGGGTGGGTTTCCGCCCCTTTGTCTACGAACAAGCCCGCCTGCTCGGGCTGAAGGGAACCGTCCAGAACAACATGGATGGGGTTCGCATCGTGGTGGAAGGGGAGCCCCGCGCCATCGACCGCTTGCTGATGCGGCTGAAGAAGCGCCCGCCGCGCCTGTCGCGGGTGGATCAGGTGCTGGAGGAAAAGGTGCCGGTAAAGGGTTATCGGGACTTTGTCATCCAGGAGAGCGACCGGCGCGGCGATTCCTCCGTCGTCATTCCCGTGGATGCGGCCGTGTGCGAGGAATGCCTGGAGGAGATGTTCGATCCGGGAAATTTCCGCTATCGCTATCCCTTCATCAATTGCACCCAGTGCGGACCCCGTTACACGATCATCGAGGAATTGCCCTATGACCGGCCCTTTACGGCGATGAAATCCTTCACCATGTGCGAGCGGTGCGCGTCGGAATACCACGATGCCGGCAACCGCCGCCATCATGCGCAGCCCATCGCCTGCCCCGAGTGCGGCCCGAAGCTTATTCTTTTCACCATCGGCGGCGAAAAATTGGCGGAGGGGGAGCGCGCTCTCCAGGAAGCGCGGATTCGTCTTGAGCGGGGAGAGATTGTGGCGGTCAAGGGGCTGGGCGGATATCACCTGGCCTGCGACGCCTTCGATGAAGCGGCGGTCCGGCGGCTGCGCGAGGGTAAGCGGCGCCCCAGGCGTCCCTTGGCCGTGATGGTGCGCTCCCTGGAGGAGGCGCGCCGCCTGTGCCTGCTGTCGGAAGCGGAGGAGAAGATGCTCGCTTCCCCGGAATCCCCCATCGTGATCCTCGACAGGCGAAGCGATGCGGGTTTGCCGGAGCTTTTGGCTCCCGGCCTGGGGACCCTCGGCGTCATGCTGCCTTATACCCCGCTGCATCATCTGCTGTTTGCGGACGGCTCCCTGCGGGCGCTGGTGATGACCAGCGCCAATCCCTCCGGCTTGCCCATTTTGTACAGGGACGAAGAGGCGTTCCATTATCTCGCGGATATCGCCGATGCGGTCCTTTCCTCCGACCGGGAAATCCTGCACCCGATCGATGATTCGGTGGTGCGGGTCCGCGGGGATGTTCCCCTTTTTTATCGCCGTTCCCGCGGGTTTGTGCCCGATCCCCTGCCTGCGCCGCATCCGGTGGACGGCGTGGTGGCCCTTGGCGGGCAACAGAAAAATGTGTTTGCGATCGGCCGGGGAAACCAAATTTTTCTCGGCCCCCACATCGGCGACATGGACAGTCTGCAAGTGATCGACCGTTTTCAACGGGAGTTCCGTCACCTGTTGAAATGGCTGGGCATCAGGCCGAAAGCGGCGGCGGTGGATCTCCACCCCGGCTACAGCACCTGGCCCTTGGCCCGGGAAATGGGCATCCCGGTGGTGCCGGTTCAGCACCATCACGCCCATCTGGTGGCCTGCCAGGTGGACAACGGGGTCAACGAGCCCTGTTTCGGGATCATTCTGGACGGAACCGGTTACGGATTGGACGGGAAAATCTGGGGATTTGAAATCTTGTATGGCGACGCCCGTTCCTTTGAGCGGCTGGCCCATCTCCGATATACGCCGTTGCCCGGGAGCGAGAGGGCGGTTCGCGAGCCCTGGCGCAATGCCGCGGGCATGCTGGCCGATCTGTTCGGGGAAGAGGGGGTGGAATGGGCGAAACGCCTGTTTCCCGAGCGGATGAGGGAGATCGACGTGATCGCGCAGATGACCCGTTCGGGCATCAACAGCCCCCTGGCGGGCACCTGCGGCAGGCTGTTCGATGCGGTCAGCGCCCTTCTCGGCGTTTGCCGCGCCTCCAGCTACGACGGGGAAGCGGCGATCCGCCTGTCGGAGCTGGGGCGGAAAACAGAGGATCCGGAGGCCGGCGAGGCGGATGAGGTTTATCCGCATGCGTTGAGGGCGGGCGAAGGCGGTTTGGAGGAGATCGATTTTTCGCCGATGCTCAGGGAACTGATCCGTGACCGCTTTTCCGGCGTGCCGGTCGCGAGGATTGTGGAGAAGTTTCAGCGGACGGTGGCCCGGGTGTGCGTCGAGAGGGTTTTGTCCTGGAGCGAGAGGCGGCCCGGACTGAACCGCAGTGTCGCCCTGTCCGGGGGAAGTTTTCACAACGAATATCTGTCGCAGGCGATTGCGGACCGGTTGAGGCGCGCCGGTTTCCGGGTGTACACCCACCGGCGGGTGCCGCCGAGCGACGGGGGGCTGGCGCTTGGGCAATTGGTGATCGCCTCCCGTCGGGACAAGGCGCATTCGGAGGAGGAGGGAAGCGGCGATGTGCATGGGGGTTCCGGCCCGCGTGGTGGAAAGAGGGGACTTTGA
- the hypB gene encoding hydrogenase nickel incorporation protein HypB has product MKVMLDESVLADNNRAAAFNRSLFDRTDTLVINMMSSPGSGKTTILERTIEALAPEFRIGVIEGDLATQKDADRIRALGAEAVQINTHGGCHLDARMIAKVLPDLSLDDLDLLFIENVGNLICPSGYDLGQHHKVVVLSVTEGNDKIAKYPVMFRRTELVLLNKIDLLPHVEFDLEEAAADLRGIQPASRLLPLSAKTGEGMEAWLNWIRERMSHD; this is encoded by the coding sequence ATGAAAGTGATGCTGGATGAAAGCGTGTTGGCCGACAACAACCGTGCGGCCGCATTCAACCGATCGCTGTTTGACCGCACCGACACCCTCGTGATCAACATGATGAGTTCGCCGGGTTCGGGGAAAACGACGATCCTGGAGCGGACCATCGAGGCGCTGGCGCCCGAATTCCGCATCGGCGTGATCGAGGGAGACCTGGCGACGCAGAAGGATGCCGACCGCATCCGGGCGCTGGGAGCGGAGGCGGTGCAGATCAACACCCACGGCGGCTGTCATCTGGACGCCCGGATGATCGCCAAAGTGCTTCCCGATTTATCCCTGGACGACCTCGACCTGTTGTTCATCGAAAACGTCGGCAATCTCATCTGTCCCTCCGGGTACGATCTCGGACAACACCACAAGGTGGTGGTGCTGAGCGTAACCGAGGGGAACGACAAAATCGCCAAATATCCGGTGATGTTCCGCCGCACCGAGCTGGTGTTGCTCAACAAGATCGATTTGCTCCCCCATGTCGAGTTTGATCTGGAAGAAGCCGCCGCCGACCTGCGGGGCATCCAGCCCGCTTCCCGCCTGCTTCCCCTTTCGGCCAAGACGGGTGAAGGGATGGAGGCATGGCTGAACTGGATCCGCGAGAGGATGTCCCATGATTGA
- a CDS encoding hydrogenase maturation nickel metallochaperone HypA, whose protein sequence is MHELALMGDILSLVRRDARKRNFSTIERIEVVVGELSNVLPGALDMAFEIYKRRGEEMLDPEAELVIVREEARARCTVCGREYAPERLIALCPHCNMPSGMIVSGETFCVRSYEGR, encoded by the coding sequence ATGCACGAATTGGCGTTGATGGGCGACATCCTGAGCCTGGTTCGGCGGGATGCCCGGAAGCGAAATTTTTCCACCATCGAACGCATCGAAGTGGTTGTCGGCGAGTTGAGCAACGTGCTTCCGGGCGCGCTGGATATGGCCTTCGAAATTTACAAGAGGCGGGGGGAAGAGATGCTCGATCCGGAGGCGGAACTGGTCATCGTGCGCGAGGAGGCCCGGGCGCGCTGCACCGTCTGCGGCAGGGAATATGCGCCGGAGCGGCTGATCGCCCTGTGCCCCCACTGCAACATGCCGTCTGGAATGATCGTCTCCGGAGAGACCTTTTGCGTGAGATCCTATGAAGGAAGATGA
- a CDS encoding HyaD/HybD family hydrogenase maturation endopeptidase yields the protein MRKEAEAKAERGIRPADRRKGVTVLGIGNILHSDEGLGVHILPELRKALHGRERVEIIEGATDGLRLLGPVEEAEYLIVIDAIRAEAEPGTIIVLKGGDIPAYFSRKLSIHQIGFQEVLQAAQWRGKGPKEVMLFGIEPASLAFGIGLSEEVRQAVPALIDAVVGQIERWGIGP from the coding sequence ATGAGGAAAGAGGCGGAGGCGAAGGCGGAGCGGGGGATCCGGCCGGCGGATCGGCGGAAAGGCGTCACGGTGCTGGGGATCGGAAACATCCTGCATTCCGATGAGGGGCTGGGCGTTCACATCCTGCCGGAGCTGCGGAAAGCCCTCCACGGCCGGGAGCGGGTGGAAATCATCGAGGGGGCCACGGACGGTCTCCGGTTGCTCGGGCCGGTGGAGGAGGCCGAATATTTGATCGTGATCGACGCCATTCGGGCGGAGGCGGAGCCGGGGACGATCATCGTTCTGAAGGGCGGCGACATCCCCGCCTATTTCTCGCGGAAACTGTCCATCCATCAGATCGGGTTCCAGGAAGTGCTGCAGGCCGCGCAATGGCGGGGAAAAGGGCCCAAAGAGGTGATGCTGTTCGGGATTGAGCCCGCCTCTTTGGCCTTTGGGATCGGGTTGTCGGAGGAAGTGAGGCAGGCGGTTCCGGCATTGATCGACGCGGTGGTCGGACAAATCGAGCGTTGGGGAATCGGGCCATGA
- the cybH gene encoding Ni/Fe-hydrogenase, b-type cytochrome subunit, translating to MKRSVYVWELPVRVFHWVNALCIVVLFATGLYIGNPFVVPAVSEEAHFFFLMGWARYIHFIAAFLFTANLLMRAYWFLKGNRYARTNPLRRAFWRGLVETLKSYLFLKNRKPHYIGHNPLAELSYLIFIGLGSVIMVLTGFVLYFEPQWESAAGGLFSRVAALFGGDSFSVRSWHHLVAWGFALFVPIHVYMAFREDWLSRNATISSIFTGYKYEAARKEKGDEERGGGEGGAGDPAGGSAERRHGAGDRKHPAFR from the coding sequence ATGAAAAGGAGCGTATACGTGTGGGAATTGCCGGTGCGGGTTTTTCACTGGGTCAATGCCCTCTGCATCGTTGTGCTGTTCGCCACCGGCTTGTACATCGGAAATCCCTTCGTCGTTCCGGCCGTTTCCGAAGAAGCCCATTTCTTCTTCCTGATGGGGTGGGCCCGTTACATTCATTTCATCGCGGCCTTCCTGTTCACGGCCAATCTGTTGATGCGGGCCTACTGGTTCCTGAAGGGGAACCGGTACGCCCGGACCAATCCGCTGCGCCGCGCGTTTTGGCGGGGGCTTGTGGAGACACTGAAATCCTATCTGTTCCTGAAAAACCGAAAGCCCCACTACATCGGCCACAACCCCCTGGCCGAGTTGAGTTATCTGATCTTCATCGGCCTCGGTTCGGTGATCATGGTGCTGACGGGTTTTGTCCTCTATTTTGAACCGCAATGGGAATCGGCCGCGGGCGGCCTGTTTTCCCGGGTTGCGGCGCTGTTTGGCGGGGACAGCTTCTCCGTCCGCTCGTGGCATCATTTGGTCGCCTGGGGGTTTGCCCTGTTTGTTCCGATCCACGTGTACATGGCGTTTCGCGAGGATTGGTTGAGCCGCAACGCGACGATTTCCTCCATATTCACCGGTTACAAATATGAGGCCGCGCGAAAGGAGAAGGGCGATGAGGAAAGAGGCGGAGGCGAAGGCGGAGCGGGGGATCCGGCCGGCGGATCGGCGGAAAGGCGTCACGGTGCTGGGGATCGGAAACATCCTGCATTCCGATGA
- a CDS encoding nickel-dependent hydrogenase large subunit gives MSKRIVVDPVTRIEGHLRIEADIDEGRIKEAYSSGTAVRGIELIVRDRDPRDLWAYTQRVCGVCTTTHALASVRAVEDALDIRIPPNAHLIRNIMNEALFVHDHVVHFYHLHALDWVDVLSALKADPEETSRIAQSLSRWPKSSPGYFKDVQKSVKTVVESGQLGLFANGYWGHPAYKLPPEVNLLAVAHYLEALDWQKEIVKVHTILGGKNPHPHYVVGGMATPIDIDSDNAVHAEQLMHVSQLIDQAVEFVEQVYIPDLFAIASHYKDWRYGGGLDNYLCYGDFSTGDIRDTSKYRMPRGVILGGNLDEVLEVDLKDPEQVKEFVDRSWYDYEGEGGKGRHPWEGETTLRYSGPKPPYTRLNTEEKYSWVKAPRWKEHPMETGPLARIMVSYAAGIEGTVELVDEALKRLDIPFSALRSALGRTLARGLETRLTARWMRQDMDQLLTNIKNGDQITFNSAKWEPGTWPKRARGVGWVEAPRGSLGHWVEIEDGKTKNYQMVVPTTWNASPRDHKGNRGAYEASLIGTPVTDPEKPLEILRIIHSFDPCMACAVHLTDVSGSASVDIRIGWGG, from the coding sequence ATGAGTAAGCGGATTGTGGTGGACCCGGTCACCCGGATCGAGGGGCATTTGCGCATCGAAGCGGACATCGACGAGGGCAGGATCAAGGAGGCCTACAGTTCGGGAACGGCGGTGCGGGGCATCGAATTGATCGTGCGGGACCGCGATCCCCGGGACCTCTGGGCGTACACCCAGCGGGTTTGCGGGGTCTGCACGACGACGCACGCTTTGGCCTCCGTTCGCGCGGTGGAGGATGCGCTGGACATCCGGATTCCGCCCAACGCGCATCTGATCCGCAATATCATGAACGAAGCGCTTTTTGTCCACGACCATGTGGTGCATTTTTATCATCTGCACGCCCTCGATTGGGTCGACGTCCTCAGCGCTTTGAAGGCGGATCCGGAGGAGACGAGCCGGATCGCCCAGTCCCTGTCCCGCTGGCCGAAGTCATCGCCGGGGTATTTCAAAGATGTGCAGAAAAGCGTGAAGACTGTGGTGGAGAGCGGGCAATTGGGCCTGTTTGCCAACGGCTATTGGGGGCACCCCGCCTACAAGCTCCCGCCGGAAGTCAATCTGCTGGCGGTGGCGCACTATTTGGAGGCGCTGGATTGGCAGAAGGAGATCGTCAAGGTGCACACGATCCTCGGCGGGAAAAACCCGCACCCCCACTACGTGGTCGGCGGGATGGCCACCCCCATCGACATCGACAGCGACAACGCGGTGCACGCGGAGCAGTTGATGCACGTTTCCCAGCTGATCGATCAGGCCGTCGAGTTTGTCGAGCAGGTGTATATTCCCGATCTGTTTGCGATCGCCTCGCACTACAAGGATTGGCGGTACGGCGGCGGATTGGACAACTACTTGTGCTACGGCGATTTTTCCACCGGCGACATCCGCGACACAAGCAAATATCGGATGCCCCGCGGGGTGATTCTGGGCGGGAATCTGGACGAAGTGCTGGAGGTCGATTTGAAAGACCCGGAACAGGTGAAAGAGTTCGTCGATCGTTCCTGGTATGACTATGAGGGCGAAGGCGGCAAGGGACGCCATCCCTGGGAAGGGGAAACCACCCTTCGCTACAGCGGTCCGAAGCCGCCCTATACCCGTCTCAACACGGAGGAGAAGTACAGCTGGGTGAAGGCTCCCCGCTGGAAGGAGCATCCGATGGAGACCGGACCGCTGGCCCGGATCATGGTGAGCTACGCTGCGGGAATCGAGGGGACCGTGGAGCTGGTCGACGAGGCGCTGAAAAGGCTGGACATCCCCTTCTCGGCTCTCCGTTCCGCCCTGGGGCGCACCCTTGCCCGCGGATTGGAGACCAGGCTGACCGCCCGCTGGATGCGGCAGGACATGGACCAGCTGCTTACAAACATCAAAAACGGCGACCAGATCACCTTCAACAGTGCCAAGTGGGAGCCGGGAACCTGGCCGAAACGGGCCAGGGGCGTCGGCTGGGTGGAGGCGCCGCGGGGTTCCCTGGGCCATTGGGTGGAGATTGAAGACGGCAAGACGAAGAACTACCAAATGGTGGTGCCCACGACCTGGAACGCCTCGCCCCGCGACCACAAGGGCAACCGGGGTGCCTATGAGGCTTCCCTGATCGGAACGCCGGTGACTGATCCGGAAAAGCCCCTGGAGATCTTGCGCATCATCCATTCCTTCGACCCCTGTATGGCGTGTGCGGTCCATCTGACGGATGTGAGCGGATCCGCCTCCGTGGACATCCGCATCGGATGGGGGGGATGA